The Oncorhynchus clarkii lewisi isolate Uvic-CL-2024 chromosome 12, UVic_Ocla_1.0, whole genome shotgun sequence genome segment acaacagTAGAATGATGCCAACAGAATGATGCCATAATTTAATAGATCATAATAAACGAGTTTGGAATGTTGTCATTTAAAATCAACTAGAGACAATAATTTGTACATTTGGGAAGAAACCCATTTAAAAAACCTGAAGTTTCAGTTGGCAAATATTTTTTTGCATCGGCCAAGGCTGCAGATACGTATTTTTTTGGACACTGCTTCCAGGTGGCTGGGGGACCTGGGGCTTCTGCGCAGGTGCAGTATTCTCAACTTTGCGCACAGTCCCAGCTCTACTCATGGTGAACCTCCCTTCACATTTCTCACAGTCAATTGTGAATAACAACTCTTCAAATGGTTCCAGTGAAACGTCATGCAGAATCTGCATACCTaccatttgatctcaatcagtttcatgagGATATGCATTTAGATTTTCTTGAGTTGTAGGCTACAGTTTCGTAGTAGCCTATAGTGTTGTTTTAAATGACGTACAATGAGTGAATTGTAGAGCAGAGggtgttaacaaactgtagcatagcctacCTGTTTAGTTTCAATCAAAGCACATATGTTGCCTAGCAGCACAATCGATGTCTCAATGTCATGAGAAATtaggtgttttttgttgttgttgtcttacagTAAGTAACGTTATACTACGCTATTATATTTGGTTATGTTATGTAGAAAacgatcattatgtgatcttgcagAAATAGATTCAGATTTGATCTAACTTTATTAAATGAGCAGCATTATCCACAGTAGGCTAGCCTGTTCtctatgaatggagaggagactGTGTGGAGTTGGGGGGTCCTGCACATGTGCAGAATCTTCAGGACCTTTAGCTGTTGGGAGGAAAGATCCGTTTTTTACAATTGCCTGTTTTTATTTCACATCATTCTTTCAATAATCTCACCAGTAAAATTATAACTAACCAACACTAACACTTTGACGAAATCAATTCACTTTAATCTGTCACTGTAGGATCAATATTGGTTTGTTCTTTACCTCTAGAACACAACTTTAAACTTCAGGAGGAGGAACCCAAGTGGTGGACCGGTTTCAAAGACAGAAAAGTAATTTCTACATTTGCGGCTTAATTAATGAGGAAATTATTAAAATAATTAAAATCTTTGTACCATTATTCTAGTTTTAGATGAACATTAGGATAAATTATGTAAACTGTAATACTAATTAACTGTCTTCTTTTGGTTTTATTTCAGAGGGTCAAGCAATGGCGACAAGGTTGTCAAGCCAAAACTTGAAACGGTGGGGAGACTTTCTCTTTAACCTCAAAGAGAAACATGCTTTTCTTATGCTATGAGAAAGCTTGTGGAATGTAGACCTTTCCACATCGCTCTGTAATCTGTATTTAAAtgttcagactgttctctcttgtCTCCTTCTGTCTTTGTACTGGATATTTTGGGGGATTTCTAGGTCTTGATACTGTAATTGTGAATAACATGTATCAAATGCATGTGTCAACAATGAATATGTATGGTTGGTTATATTTTTCACTTTGAATGTTCTAGAGTAAAAAGTTATATCAATGTAATTGATATGAAATGGAAAAGTAAAAACAACAAGAAGCATGTATCCTGTGTTTACCAAAGTAATTTGTTTGCATTGCCACTTTTTATGAAACAATATGTTTACAGAATGATTCCGTTAATATGCTTACACTCTTTCACTGAACCAAATATAGAACCTTCCTCCCTGAACCAAAATTGGGTCCAAATAGAACTTTACATGGTGCCATTTACTAATTATTACTGCTACTAATAAAACATATTCATAGATAAGgatataataatacatatatatatatataataaaggaCAAAATAATACCAGCATAGTTTCGAGATTCTATTGTCAATATATGCAAACGTCATCAGAAGCAGCCAAAAAGAGTAGATCATCTGCCTCTAATAGAGTTACTGACAGACTCTGAGCAAAACAAATAGTGTTTTAACTTAAAAGTAATGTAATGATTAACTATTGAATCACAGAGACATATTATAAATAATTTCTGTTTTGTCTAATTATTCATTTTGGAAAAACGGTGAATTGTGGCTACAATGTTGTATCAGGCTCATGTTACGCTTCCCAGGTGAAAGAGCATTGGGTAAGActgacagaccgacagacagacagacagacagacagacagacaaagaaagcACGGAGAAAGCCTAGGCTAAGAGAAAGTGATGAAGGGATCTGAGACCAGCAGTGAAACCTAGCCTTATTGGCGGCTCCATAACATCAACAATGTATATTGTCTCTCAATATCCGAAATAGACATAAGGCCTATGCTTTTCCAGCagttaactgacttacctagttaaataaaggtaaaaaaacaagaatggtccaccacccaatgaacatccagccaaattgacacatttgtgggacgcattggagtcaacgtgggccagcatccctgtggaacgctttcggcaccttttagagtccatgccccgacgaattgatggtgttctgggggcaaaatggggtccaactcaatattaggaaggtgttcataatgatttgtacactcagtgtatggtCAAATATAATTTTTCATTTTTCCTTTGAAAAGAAAAGGACAAAGTGCCAATAAATCATGTTGTCATTGCTCGTCAAAATTGCATCACCAGCAGGTAAAAGTTGGTTAAATCATTGTTGAAATGAAAAGTTGAGAGACGCATATGTCTCCCCTCCACTTTTCATTTGAAGCGCAACATTGAGTACTTGCCAGACCGCAGCGAAACAATATTTCGAACTAACTTGGGAACGAAACACACTAAATTTACTTATTATGTGGGTAAATGTCATAATTGTGGGGTTTATGTCGACTTCGACGATCGCGTATAGCTCATTCTCGCGAATAGTCTATATCTAAATAAAATAACATATATTGTTGTGGTTAAACTATCATTCAACGCTGGCATTTGGTCGTCCAGAAGTCGGACAAGGCATGGAATTCCTTTGCCTGCATTTGCTAGCTAGAGTCTGGAAAGTTAAAGTCCCCGCCTCCGGTAGGTTTATCAGGGAAATTCTCCGTACAATTTTCGCTTTCCCATCTTCAAATAAAACTCGTTAAGAGCCAAAATGTTCAACTCAACTGGAAAACTAAGAGCGAAGCAAACTACTATTTACAATGTATACAATGCAGAGCTGGAGTTGTATTTGTCTTATTATTTGCAGTATGCAGAGCGTGTGTCATTGCTGTGACTGGATCCGACACCACTACGGTCACTTGAGCGCAGAATGCCTTTCCCTGCTGGACCAGATGGTGAGTTATCAGCACACTGTAAGAGGAGACTGAATGCATGTATTAAGGACTGCAAAACAAACAACCAAGCAAAATAGTATTGTGTTTCATGTTTAGCCTTTGTGTTAGAAGACTGTAATCTATGTGTGAATAGCCATAGTAAAAGGGCGCTGGTCTATAATGACAGAGCGATCacgagaggctatatacattaggcCTATACTGTCCTTGCAGTATAAGGTATACTTTTAGACGAATGACTTAAAATATTATATTCGTTGTATTCCAGGGAGGAGACATCACAGAGCAGGAGGCCCCTGTCTTTTTCCCCGAATCACTATACCGACGCATAGATGACGCCAAGgtaaaaactataattttgactTTTCATGTTCTGATATGCTTTAGTACAGCGGTCTTGACCCAACGTTACATTGATGGCATAATTGAAGCCTAAACTGTTTTTAATCTTCTTTTTACATGTTCACGTGTAGTTTGAGGACCAAGTCAGATTCCGGAACGAGACCATCTATCAAATCACAAAACTGTTTGATGGGAATATGAAGGCTGTCACCTGGGACAAGAAAAAGCTGGACAATTTCCTCAACATTCTCGAACGCCAGTTTGAGAACCTTAAATCCTGTGTAAGTAACGGTTCTATTTAAAGTATGGTCCCTGTTTCGGTCA includes the following:
- the LOC139422157 gene encoding interferon a3-like; translation: MQSVCHCCDWIRHHYGHLSAECLSLLDQMGGDITEQEAPVFFPESLYRRIDDAKFEDQVRFRNETIYQITKLFDGNMKAVTWDKKKLDNFLNILERQFENLKSCVLPAKKPERRLKRYFKKLNRKVLRKMNYSAQAWELIRKETKHHLQRLDIFEAKMH